TTCGCGCGCAGCGCCGACCTGCGGTACAACGGCCAGGCGTACGAGGTCCGGGTCCCGGCCCCCGCCGGCCCGGTGGACGCCGCGTGGCGCGACGAGGTGACCGCGCGGTTCCACGAGGCGCACCGGCGGCTGTACGGCTACGGCTACCGCGACGACCCCCGGCACGCCGTGGAATGGGTCAACCTCCGCGTCTCCGGCATCGGCCCCATCACCCGTCCCGTCATCCCGGAACACCCCGAAAGCGACGGTCCCACCCCAGAACCGGCCTCCACCCGTCCCGTCCACTTCGACGACGGCTGGCACGACACCCCCGTGTACCGGCGCGCCGGTCTCCGGCGCGGCCACATCGTCACCGGCCCCGCCGTCATCGAGGAGTACGGCTCCACCCTGCCCCTGCACCCCGGCTTCACCGCCGAGGTCGACGCACGGGCCAACCTCGTCGTCCACCGCATCGACCCGGCGAACGGCGGCCGGCGGTGACCGCCGACCCGGCCCGGATCGTCGTCCACCGCATCGACCCGGCGAACGGAGAATCGCGATGACCGCCGACCCCGTGCTGGTCGAGATCGTCGAAGGCACACTGGCGTCCGTCGAGATGGAGGTCGAGACCGCCATCGCGCGCACCGCGCGCTCCCCGATGATCCGCGACGCGCACGACTTCCGCGCCGGCATCCACGACGTACGGCTGCGCAAACTCACCGGCCGGTCCTACTCCGCGCTCGTCCAGCCCATCGTCCGCGACTTCCCCGTCGAGGACATGAACCCCGGCGACGTGTTCTTCCACAACGACGTCTACCTGTCGGAAGGCGGCATCGGCCACCTGCCGGACCTGTGCGTCACCGTCCCCGTCTTCCACGACGGCCAGGTCGTCGCGTTCGTCCAGGCCTTCGGCCACCACGACGACATCGGCGGCGCCGTCCCCGGCTCCATGCCGTCCCACGCACGCAGCGCGTTCGAGGAAGGCCTCATGGTCCCCCCGATCAAGCTGTGGGACCGCGGCGAGCCGAACCGCGCCGCGCTGACCATCATGACCCGCAACTCCCGCATGCCGGACTCCCTCGCCGGCGACCTCGACGCCGAATGCTCCGCCTGCCTCATGGGGGCCCGCCGCCTCGGCGAGCTGTTCACCCGGTACGGCAGGGCAGCCGTCGAGGCGTGCTTCGACGCCATCATCGCCAAGACCACCGAGACCTTCCGCCGCGAACTCCTCTCCAAGATCCCCGAAGGCACCTACGTGTGGGAGGACTACGCCGAACACGACGGCGTCGACCCACCCCGCCTCCACACCCAGCGCATCACCCTCACCGTCGACCACACCGCCGCCGCACCGCTGCTCATCGACTTCACCGGCACGTCCCCGCAGGCCAAAGGCCCCATCAACCACGCCGGCGACTACGCAGACGGCGTGTTCCTGAAGAAATGGCTCGCCCCCATCCTGCGCAACCTCGCCGACACCCCCGAACGCATGGCCGAGCTCGACGTCAACGAAGGCGTCGTCCCGCTGATCGAGATGCGCTTCCCCGAGAAAGGCACCCTTCTCACCCCGATCTTCCCGGCCCCCACCAACGCACGCACCTTCGTCATCCTGCGCCTCCTCGGCGTCCTCGGCGGCGTCCTCGCCAAAGCCACCGGCGGCCGCATGCCGGCCGACCAGGAGACCATCCGCTACACCGGCGTCTACGGCGACGACCACGAAGGCCGGCCGTACCTGATGCGCGAAGTCCTCGGCGGCGGCTCCGGCGGCCGCTGGTACGCCGACGGCGAGGACACCATCCACGTCGTCCCCGACTCCCGCAACATCCCGGTGGAGTTCGCCGAGTCCCGCTGGCCCTTCCGCGTCGAACGCCTGGGCCTGGCCCGCGACTCCGGCGGCCCCGGCAAGTACCGCGGCGGCCTCGGCTACGACAAACACATCCGCATGCTGCGCGACGCCTCGTTCATGTCCATTGCCGACCGCAGCATCCTGTCCTGCTGGGGAGTGGCAGGCGGCCGAGCCGGCCGCCCCTTCCTGGTGACCGTCGACGACGTCCCCATGGACGGCCTCGTGGACGACCACCCGGTGAAAGCCGGCGAACTGATCAAAATCCAGACCACAGGCGGCGGCGGCTGGGGCTCCCCCCTGGACCGCGACCCGGCCGAGGTGGCCGCCGATGTCCGAGACGACAAAGTGAGCCTGGAATCCGCCAGGACGTCCTACGGCGTCGTCTTCACCGGCCCCGACTTCCCCCCGGGCACCCTCCTCGAAATCGATCACCCCGCCACCACCGAGCTCCGCGGCCGCCTCCGCGGCCGATCCCCCGACGCCTTCTTCGACCGGGGCCCCGGCTACCTCCGCCTCTCCGACGGCCATCCCGACGTGGACCTCCCGTGACCCCACCACCTCATCGGCCCGGCACCCCGCCGGGCCGGTGAGGTGGTCCACGATGGCGCCGCCATACCCGCCGGAGGAGACGAGACGCACGAGAACGCCGGCTTCGAACACATTGACAGGGACGGAATCGTCCCTCGTTCAGGCCCGGAAAGGATCTCGAGCGACAGGCCGCTTTTCTCCGTTCAGGCGCGGAGGACGTTTTGCGCGAAAGCACCCTTCATGTTTCCCGGCGGCTCGAAGACGAAGACGATGTACGTCTCGAAGTATTCGCTGCCCTGACCCGAAACCCGTCCGATGCCGACCTTCGTGCTGCCCTTCCAGACGAGCTGCGTGAAGTGTCCGCTCGCGCCGCTGAACTGGGCCGCGTCGAAGTCGTACGCACTGATCTCGTCGTACCAGCTCTTGACCGCGTCCGATCCGGGCAGGACCTCGGAGCCGCCACCCCAGAAGATGTTCTCTCCCGTTCCCGCACGCAGACCCGTATGGCCGGCCTGCAGGTCCTCCTGCTCGGACCGGGAAGCGGCGCGCGACTTGGCGTAGGCGTTGAGCTCCTCGTCGAGCACCAGCGGCGGCGCGTGATGCTTGGCCCGGTAGGCGTTGGCTTCCGCGAGGGCTTCGGCCTGGAATTCAGGCGTCGTGCTGTCCGGGAACGGGGGGCGAGTTCCTGCCACGGGACGTCCTTGTCTGACGCAATAGGCGCCTGCTCATGCCGCAATTCCTGCTGAATGCGGCTTCGTCGCCAAATCTTCTATCGCACGTCTCCATGTGACAAGTCCCTATATCGGCCAGGCGGACTATAGGGGAAAGTCCTAATCGATTCGGCCGGCTGGAATCGCACCGGTGGCATCGCAGATACACCTGGCGGGGCGACACCCTGAAATCAGTGCAAGGTTGCTTGCGTCCCCAAAATTATGACATGTCAGCACAAGTCACCAGGTATCAATGGCCACGAAGAGTAGCTATATCCGCTTCGTACCAGAGCAGATAAAACACACCTGCCAGGGAACGCGCCGTCGCCGGTCGGTTCCCATCGGCGCCGCGACGACGGCACGCGGTACGGCGATCACGCTGCCCCCGGCGGACCTCCACCGGCATCGCCTCAACCAGCCCCGTCGAAGGCGAACCACACGACGCACCACGGCGCCTCCTCGAAGAACCCCCACCGCGCCGACATCGCACGCAACAACCCGACCCCGCGTCCCCCTTCCTCAAGCCGTTCCGCGGCCCGGTCACACGTGCACGGCACCGTGCCGGCGCCGCCGTCCACGACCTCCACCTGCACCTGTCCGCCGTCCCCTGCGAGGACCACGACCCCGACGGCGTCCGACCGGGTGTGCACCACGGCGTTGGTGAAGGTCTCGGACAGCAGCAACACCGCGTCGTCACACCGCGGATGCCCCGCCAGCACCTCACGCAACCACCGCCGCGCCTCCGCAACCGCACCCTCAGTGGCCGCGAAGCCGGCCCGCGCCACCACCCGCAGCGGGGGAGGCTCCTCACCCACGACACCGTCCTGTACCGGAATCACATGCCCTCCAATGCGGAAGAAGTCCAATGCCGAACGCCGAACCGGGTCTCACCGCGGCCAAGCCGGTGACATGACCACGATCGGTGCCACCGCCACGGCCGTCAGCGCCGCCGTTCACGGCGGCACCCCCAGCCACTCCGCCGCCTCACGGTCGCGCACCCCGGCGGCCACCTCGTGAGCCACACGAACCTCGAAACCGTCCCCGCCGCCATGGGTACGGCCCGAGACCCCGGACGCCACGTCGACCAACCGCAGCACCCCCACCCCCGCGACCAGCAGCACCACCCCCGTGAACGTGACATCCGGCGCGACCGTGACCCTTACCGCCCCGCCGTCCGGACACGCCACCGCCAACTCCGCGAGGATCCACCCCAACGCGAGAACACACGACCCCCCACAGAGCAGCACCCCTCCCACCACGGCCCTCCGCGGCCACACCACGGTCAGCACCGCCATGGCCAAAGTGATCCCAAGCAGCACAACCCCCGCACCCCCCGCCGCTCCGACATCCCCGGCGAAAGCCCACGGCAGTTCCCACAGGGAAACCCGCCGACCCCCCGGCAACATCACCCACGGCCGCGTACTGCCGACCAGCACCACGCCGGCCACCCCTCCACACCACACCGCGTACCGAACCCGACGGACCCACTCATACGGCCTGGCCTCTGCGTACGTCACAGCTGAACATCCATTCCAACGGGGGAGACGAATGAACCCCCGAAACCGCCGGCTCCGGCCGGACAGCGCCGCGGCCCGGCCGTGACGCGAGCCCGGTGACCTCCCGGAACCCGCCGATCTCGGTGTCCGGCCGCCGACGCTAGGCCGCCCCCAAGGTCACCGGAAACCACCTGCCACGCCGCTCCCGGTCACCACCACGCCCCACCGTGGCCAGACCCCGGCCGCATCCGACGTAGCCGACTCACCACACCCCCGACCTGCTCAGAGCCACTCCACGGCCCCTTCCGCCGACCTCACCCCATCGCCGGTCATCCCTGCGTCGCGAAGGCGCCGTCTGTGTGCCGTCCCCGCCCTTGCCAACCCGGAATCCCCGTCCCGCCACGACCAGGACCCTTACGGTGATGACACGAACACATTCAGTGATCGATGATCCCGCTGTGAAGAGGAGTCGCACATGTCCGGTCGGCTGACCTTGCTGAAGGCGCTGCTGATGAAACGCCACCAGGTGACCCACCGCGCGTTCTGCCTGGAGTACGACAAGGTGGCGAGAAGCATCGACCGCACCCTGGTCGGCTCCTCACCCAGCAAGGAGGCCTTCAACCGCTGGGTGAACGGCCGCGTCCGGACCAAGCCCCAGGCGGACCACTGCCGTGTCCTGGAGCGGATGTTTCCCGGCCACACCGTTGCGGAACTGCTCGGCCCGTACGACCCTGGAACCAAGGACTCCAATGTCCCCGGCACCCGCTCCGACTCCCGGGAGGCGGCCACGAACCGGCGAGAAGTTCTCCACCTGGGCGCGGCCGTGGCGCTGGGCCTGCCTGAAAGCATCCGGCGCGGTCCCGACCTGCTGGAACAGGCTCTCGACTCCACCAGCGCCGGCGAAGGCCGCCTGCTGTACCTGGAATCGGAAAGCGACCGCCTCGGCCTGACGCTGGAGAGCGTCCTTCCCGCGACCCTCATGGCCGGTGCGCTGACCCACCTGAGCAGCGTGCGCGAACTCCTCACACAGCGCCAGCCGATCGAGACCCAGCGACGACTCGCGCGCATCGGCGCGAAACTCTCGATCGTCGTGGGCCACATACTGTTCAATACGGATCAGTTCCCGATGGCGCGTCGCTGGTACATGGCTGCCGCACGCGCAGCAGAGGAAGCTGGCGACTCCGTTCTTGCCGACCTGGCTTTGGTCGGCAGTACGTTCATTCCTATGTATTCGGCGGAACCACAAACCGTCCTTAGTGCGGTCACTCCGAGGTTGGAGCAGGCTGTAGGCGCGACTCCTCCTCTCGCCTGGTTGTGGGGTATGGCCGCAGTGGCGCACGCCTCGTTGGGGGAACGGGCGGTGTTCGAGCGCTGCATCGAGCGGTCCCGTAACATGCTCGACCGGTGCGAACCCACGGCCCTCCATGCGGGTGTCCTGTCTTTCGAACTGGCGCGTCAAACCTTCTACGAGGCCCGCGGTCGTGCGGACCTCGGGGACGTCGACGGGACCGGTGACGCCACGAATCGAGCCTTGGCTATCTACGACCCCACCGTCACCAGCGACCCCGCACTCGTACGATTTGCTCACGCCAGCGTCCTTGCCAAGACCGGTGAGGTCGAAGAAGCCTGCCGTATCGCCACGGCTGCTCTTCGTGACCCCCACACGCTACCGATCATCAGCGTGGTGGTACGGGCCTATGACTTCGACGCTGTGCTCACTCAAACGGGCTCAACCACCGCCGATTGGCGAGAAGCGCTGGCAGACCTTCGTGTTCTTGACTCCGCTGGGATATCTCAACAGGGCAGGTGACAAGAGTCATCCCCAGCCGATCAGTGCCGAAGCCGTGGCACGCGATACCTCACTCGGCGTGGACCGCAACTCCGCTTCCAACTCCTCAACCACGCGCCGAGCAACCGTCTTGATCCGTGCGTTCCTACCACTGAGCTCCTGCTCGAAGGTCCGAGCAGTCGGCCCGACCCATATCGCCTGACTTCCGAACTGGGAGCAAACTGGGTCAAGTACGGTCTCAAGCACCTGCACGTGACTTCGGATGATAGCGAGAGTGGCTTCCAGTTCCGTGTACTTGGGGTTGGGAACC
The window above is part of the Sphaerisporangium rubeum genome. Proteins encoded here:
- a CDS encoding hydantoinase B/oxoprolinase family protein, with amino-acid sequence MTADPVLVEIVEGTLASVEMEVETAIARTARSPMIRDAHDFRAGIHDVRLRKLTGRSYSALVQPIVRDFPVEDMNPGDVFFHNDVYLSEGGIGHLPDLCVTVPVFHDGQVVAFVQAFGHHDDIGGAVPGSMPSHARSAFEEGLMVPPIKLWDRGEPNRAALTIMTRNSRMPDSLAGDLDAECSACLMGARRLGELFTRYGRAAVEACFDAIIAKTTETFRRELLSKIPEGTYVWEDYAEHDGVDPPRLHTQRITLTVDHTAAAPLLIDFTGTSPQAKGPINHAGDYADGVFLKKWLAPILRNLADTPERMAELDVNEGVVPLIEMRFPEKGTLLTPIFPAPTNARTFVILRLLGVLGGVLAKATGGRMPADQETIRYTGVYGDDHEGRPYLMREVLGGGSGGRWYADGEDTIHVVPDSRNIPVEFAESRWPFRVERLGLARDSGGPGKYRGGLGYDKHIRMLRDASFMSIADRSILSCWGVAGGRAGRPFLVTVDDVPMDGLVDDHPVKAGELIKIQTTGGGGWGSPLDRDPAEVAADVRDDKVSLESARTSYGVVFTGPDFPPGTLLEIDHPATTELRGRLRGRSPDAFFDRGPGYLRLSDGHPDVDLP
- a CDS encoding CAP domain-containing protein, with translation MAGTRPPFPDSTTPEFQAEALAEANAYRAKHHAPPLVLDEELNAYAKSRAASRSEQEDLQAGHTGLRAGTGENIFWGGGSEVLPGSDAVKSWYDEISAYDFDAAQFSGASGHFTQLVWKGSTKVGIGRVSGQGSEYFETYIVFVFEPPGNMKGAFAQNVLRA
- a CDS encoding ATP-binding protein, translated to MGEEPPPLRVVARAGFAATEGAVAEARRWLREVLAGHPRCDDAVLLLSETFTNAVVHTRSDAVGVVVLAGDGGQVQVEVVDGGAGTVPCTCDRAAERLEEGGRGVGLLRAMSARWGFFEEAPWCVVWFAFDGAG